The Paenibacillus sp. 481 DNA window TATGGATGATTTGAAAATTAAAATAGACGACTATCGCAGCTTTAGCAGCTTTTATGCTGGTGGGCAAACCGTATGTACGTCAGAAGATCTCCTGATTTTTATGAAAGCGCTCGTTAACAAACAGCTTGTTCGCAATGACATCTTGGACATCATGCACCAATGGAACAACATGTGGATAGGCGTGGATTATGGGTATGGATTGATGAGGATGCGTTTTCTTCCTTTCGCTCGTAAATATATCGGCTGGGGGCATCTCGGTGCGAGTGGTTCATTTATGTTGTATGTTCCAAATATGGATGTGTACTTAATGGGGAGCTTCAATCAAACAGCTTATCAAGCTAAAAGCATGAATGTTATCTTTTGGAACGTGCTGCGTAAGTTAGCCAAGTGTGCTGAGCGCTCAAACGACTTCCTGTGAAAAAGAATCTGTGAAAAGAATCAAGGCCGAGAACATCGTAAACAGGGATTCTCGGCCTTTTGTGTGCGATCAAACGAGCTAATCGAACATACCCAACATATCGAACATACCCAACATATCGAACGCATCAAACGCATCGAATGTATCGTATGTATCGTATGCATCGAACAATTATCCGTACTGATTTTGCGGGCTCATTTGCCATTGCAGCGGATTGGAATTCGGCGGCCCTATAATGACCGTCTGGTTAATAGGCTTAAGCACCTCCGCAAGCTGGGCGGCATTAACGCCATAGATGAGTTGGAACACTTCAGGTGGCGTCTTGCGCAGCACATCAGACCCGAACACCGTTTGCGCAGCATGGTTATCAAAAATAGCGAGCAAGTGAACGTGATCCGTCAGCGCAATTTCCCAATGCCACCAGCCCATTGGGATGTATACGGTTTGCGGCGGCTTGACGCGGTAAGTCAGG harbors:
- a CDS encoding serine hydrolase domain-containing protein, with product MGLIIENITSQPYHEVLHDYIFALLRMNQSFLSQYSNPAIQSDYPTAHLYMDDLKIKIDDYRSFSSFYAGGQTVCTSEDLLIFMKALVNKQLVRNDILDIMHQWNNMWIGVDYGYGLMRMRFLPFARKYIGWGHLGASGSFMLYVPNMDVYLMGSFNQTAYQAKSMNVIFWNVLRKLAKCAERSNDFL
- a CDS encoding cupin domain-containing protein, with product MQNLGLLDIYLSKGNSVEAHWHPNAAELVYVIQGEAVVSILNPFTLQILTYRVKPPQTVYIPMGWWHWEIALTDHVHLLAIFDNHAAQTVFGSDVLRKTPPEVFQLIYGVNAAQLAEVLKPINQTVIIGPPNSNPLQWQMSPQNQYG